A region from the Parasphingopyxis sp. CP4 genome encodes:
- a CDS encoding heme-binding protein has product MKTDKRLTALLTASAFALAACGGGGSGGTPGNTQGNPAPAPPPPPPPAVTQYAVPAQESLSAADVRQVIAQAAGEATARGLPVAIAVVDRVGNVLAVYAMTGADLSLSVPSVPGTDFDLQGRALPAPAAAAGAIAKAITGAYLSSGGNAFSTRTASEIVQEHFPPAPTTVGLESGPLFGVQFSALPCSDLVQRFTAAMGADALIGPKRSPLGLSADPGGFPLYRNGVVIGGVGVMGDGIYGFDPNRLDNDNSDEEAIGLAATNGFEAPRSIQADRIPVDGTTLKYSDADTSDFQSDPNSPPAFAAIAGSLVSVAGYYDMAGGVLAGTAYGAEASGIRASTAAEFSIRDAFVLSDGSGANRFPLRAGTDGADVTTPLTLAEVTAVLEEAFIVMRRARAQIRRPLDSRAEVTISVVDTHGEVLGIVRSPDAPIFGIDVSLQKARTATFFSGANAATLLQGNPSADVVSFVQATRDFLGDPNALTGAFAFSDRAGGNLSRPYFPDGEVGRPQGPLSRPIDSFNPFSTGLQSALILDNILTHVGFIFGMNADTPPRCTATPDVAPGQNPLENGIQIFPGSVPIYRGNALIGGIGVSGDGIDQDDMISFLGTHNASVRVGGINNAAPSIRADRITVDVGGTDVRLRYVNCPFAPFLDTDENNVCQGL; this is encoded by the coding sequence GTGAAGACGGACAAGCGATTAACTGCACTGCTGACGGCCAGCGCCTTTGCCCTCGCCGCATGCGGTGGCGGCGGTAGCGGCGGGACTCCGGGCAATACGCAAGGGAATCCAGCGCCTGCTCCGCCCCCTCCTCCGCCGCCGGCCGTGACCCAATATGCGGTACCCGCGCAGGAATCTTTGTCGGCGGCCGATGTCCGGCAGGTGATCGCGCAGGCTGCCGGGGAAGCGACTGCACGCGGGCTGCCCGTGGCTATCGCCGTCGTCGATCGGGTCGGCAATGTCCTCGCCGTCTATGCAATGACAGGCGCGGATCTCTCATTGAGCGTCCCGTCGGTTCCCGGCACGGATTTTGACTTGCAGGGTCGAGCCCTGCCGGCGCCCGCCGCAGCGGCAGGCGCGATCGCCAAAGCGATAACCGGTGCCTATCTATCTTCGGGCGGGAATGCATTCTCGACGCGCACTGCCAGCGAAATTGTACAGGAACATTTTCCGCCAGCTCCAACAACGGTTGGGCTTGAAAGCGGGCCGCTATTCGGTGTGCAATTTAGCGCTTTGCCGTGTTCCGACCTTGTCCAACGCTTCACCGCGGCGATGGGAGCGGACGCACTCATCGGACCGAAACGATCGCCCCTCGGCCTTTCCGCCGATCCGGGGGGATTTCCGCTCTACCGCAATGGCGTCGTTATTGGCGGCGTTGGCGTAATGGGCGATGGCATTTACGGGTTCGATCCCAATCGGCTCGACAATGACAATAGCGACGAGGAAGCAATTGGCCTCGCCGCAACAAATGGTTTCGAAGCACCGCGATCAATCCAGGCTGATCGTATTCCCGTTGACGGCACGACGCTCAAATATAGCGATGCCGACACATCGGATTTTCAAAGCGACCCGAACTCGCCACCAGCATTTGCAGCCATAGCGGGCTCGCTGGTTAGCGTAGCTGGCTATTACGATATGGCGGGCGGTGTTCTGGCTGGAACGGCATATGGGGCAGAAGCATCCGGAATACGTGCATCGACAGCCGCCGAGTTTTCGATCCGAGATGCGTTTGTCCTGTCGGACGGATCAGGGGCCAACCGCTTCCCATTGCGCGCCGGAACGGACGGGGCCGATGTCACAACACCGCTTACTCTCGCCGAAGTCACAGCCGTGCTGGAGGAAGCCTTTATCGTAATGCGGCGCGCCCGCGCGCAGATCCGTAGGCCGCTCGATAGCCGGGCCGAGGTTACGATCTCGGTTGTCGACACACATGGAGAAGTGCTCGGTATTGTGCGCTCGCCCGATGCGCCGATCTTTGGGATTGATGTTTCGTTGCAAAAAGCACGTACAGCGACATTCTTCTCCGGTGCCAATGCCGCAACATTACTGCAGGGCAATCCGAGCGCGGATGTTGTGTCTTTTGTCCAGGCTACGCGCGATTTTCTGGGTGACCCTAACGCATTAACCGGCGCATTTGCGTTTTCGGACCGGGCTGGTGGCAATCTTTCCCGCCCCTATTTTCCGGATGGAGAAGTCGGGCGTCCGCAAGGTCCCCTGTCCCGGCCGATCGACAGCTTCAACCCCTTCTCGACCGGCCTGCAATCCGCGCTGATCCTCGATAACATCCTCACCCACGTCGGATTCATATTCGGAATGAACGCCGACACGCCACCGCGCTGCACCGCTACACCCGATGTCGCTCCCGGTCAGAACCCGCTCGAAAACGGTATCCAGATTTTCCCTGGCTCCGTGCCCATCTATCGCGGCAATGCGCTAATTGGCGGGATTGGTGTTTCGGGCGACGGTATCGACCAGGATGACATGATCAGTTTTCTCGGTACGCATAATGCGTCCGTCCGCGTCGGTGGCATCAATAACGCAGCACCGTCGATCCGGGCCGATCGGATTACCGTCGATGTTGGCGGGACCGATGTGCGCTTGCGCTATGTGAACTGCCCCTTTGCGCCATTTCTGGATACGGACGAAAACAATGTCTGTCAGGGATTGTAG
- a CDS encoding multiheme c-type cytochrome translates to MAGKAKWAIGLSAIAAAIGFSVGLGQSNDATAAAAQTSANTHVGVASCGGTTCHGRQEADGAVVRQDELMRWQEPSSATGSHSRAYAVLTNPRSQRIANELGIGNPASATMCLGCHSDYVPASRRGPRFQLSDGVSCESCHGGAGGGETGWLASHYAVGNTHAANVSRGLYPLEDPRARASMCLNCHFGSTAEGQFVDHRIMAAGHPRLVFELDLFSTLQQHHDEDGDYSRRKGRTNHVRMWAVGQATALERSLTLFQNQRFGTEGLFPEFFFFDCHTCHRRIYDDPNARPTGIANPSRPIPNGFPSYQDENIIMLAAAARVIAPSLADRFDRDSRAFHGAMAEGRSAATAAAARLRDSARQLSNAFASASFNRQQSFAIIVAVSSEAIQPRYTDYEGSVQAVMATDTLLNALVSQGTLTEASVRGIRADINAAYAAVREPNSYRPLEFRQALRRASTAIGRLR, encoded by the coding sequence ATGGCGGGTAAAGCGAAGTGGGCAATCGGACTGTCGGCCATTGCAGCAGCAATTGGCTTCTCGGTCGGTCTCGGCCAATCGAATGACGCGACAGCTGCCGCTGCGCAAACCTCTGCCAACACCCATGTCGGCGTCGCGAGCTGTGGCGGAACCACCTGTCATGGTCGGCAAGAAGCCGACGGCGCCGTGGTTCGCCAGGACGAACTGATGCGATGGCAGGAACCATCCAGCGCGACCGGGTCGCACAGTCGAGCATATGCCGTTCTCACAAACCCTCGCTCACAACGCATCGCCAACGAATTGGGCATTGGTAATCCGGCAAGCGCGACAATGTGCCTTGGCTGCCATAGCGACTATGTCCCCGCATCGCGTCGCGGTCCGCGCTTCCAGCTTTCCGATGGCGTAAGCTGCGAGTCCTGCCATGGCGGTGCTGGCGGCGGCGAAACCGGCTGGCTCGCCAGTCACTATGCTGTCGGCAACACCCATGCCGCAAATGTCTCGCGCGGCCTCTACCCATTGGAAGATCCAAGAGCACGGGCATCAATGTGCCTTAACTGTCATTTCGGCAGCACAGCTGAAGGCCAATTTGTCGATCATCGGATCATGGCGGCCGGCCATCCCCGCCTTGTGTTTGAGCTCGATCTTTTCTCAACCCTGCAACAGCATCACGACGAAGATGGCGATTATTCGCGTCGCAAGGGCCGGACCAATCATGTCCGCATGTGGGCTGTCGGCCAGGCAACCGCACTTGAACGCTCGCTCACGCTATTCCAGAACCAGCGCTTCGGCACAGAAGGCCTGTTTCCCGAATTCTTCTTCTTCGATTGCCATACATGCCATCGACGGATCTATGACGATCCGAATGCCAGGCCCACAGGGATCGCTAATCCGTCCCGCCCAATCCCCAATGGCTTTCCATCCTATCAAGACGAAAACATAATCATGCTGGCTGCGGCAGCGCGGGTTATCGCTCCCAGCCTCGCCGATAGGTTCGATAGGGACAGTCGCGCATTCCACGGAGCGATGGCCGAAGGCCGAAGCGCCGCAACCGCGGCTGCCGCACGTTTGAGGGATAGTGCTCGCCAGCTTAGCAATGCCTTCGCCTCAGCCAGCTTCAACCGGCAACAAAGCTTCGCAATCATTGTCGCCGTTTCTTCCGAAGCAATCCAGCCTCGCTACACCGATTACGAAGGCAGCGTGCAGGCGGTGATGGCCACCGACACCTTACTGAATGCGCTGGTCAGCCAAGGAACACTTACCGAGGCATCAGTCCGCGGCATTCGCGCTGACATCAACGCGGCCTATGCCGCCGTGCGCGAACCCAATTCGTACCGACCGCTCGAGTTCCGCCAAGCCCTGCGACGCGCTTCCACTGCCATAGGACGGCTCCGGTGA
- the cysS gene encoding cysteine--tRNA ligase → MTESLSAPLTLFNSLTRSAEEFAPVNPGKAHVYTCGPTVYNFQHIGNMRAYIFADTLGRTLSWKGYNLSHIINITDVGHLTSDADAGDDKMEKAASETGKSAWDIAKFYTDAYWQDIERLNIRQPAKWSIATEHVEEMIAFAKSIADTHCYELDSGLYFDTSTVPDYGRLARAKTDDGEGRIDPVEGKRHQTDFAIWRKTPAGETRQMEWDSPWGKGAPGWHLECSVMSKMYLGETFDIHTGGIDHREIHHPNEIAQNQAHSCSADTGANIWMHNNFLVDRGGKMSKSAGEFLTLQVLVDAGVHPLAYRLMCLQAHYRSELEFTFENLLAALTRLKRMVMTVAQLRADAEPAAACTHPRLREMLDAFDVAISDDLNTPKALTHLDEILAQKKIDCSEKLAAIAEADAVLGLNLLTLERADLRLRPAKVEFTEDEVEHQLNLREEAKSNKNYPAADAIRNELADNGVEIMDGDPLRWEWRIDA, encoded by the coding sequence ATGACCGAGAGCCTTTCCGCCCCGCTCACCTTGTTCAACAGCCTGACCCGTTCGGCTGAAGAATTCGCGCCCGTCAATCCAGGCAAGGCCCATGTCTATACGTGCGGACCGACGGTCTATAATTTTCAGCATATTGGAAACATGCGCGCTTATATCTTCGCGGACACTTTGGGACGGACGCTCTCCTGGAAGGGCTATAACCTCAGCCACATCATCAACATCACCGATGTCGGCCACCTAACCTCGGACGCTGATGCCGGTGACGACAAGATGGAAAAGGCCGCGAGCGAAACCGGCAAATCTGCGTGGGATATCGCCAAATTTTATACCGACGCCTATTGGCAGGACATAGAGCGCCTCAATATCCGGCAACCCGCCAAATGGTCGATCGCCACAGAGCATGTCGAAGAGATGATCGCGTTCGCGAAATCGATCGCAGACACGCATTGCTATGAACTGGACAGCGGGCTCTATTTCGATACGTCCACTGTTCCCGATTATGGCCGGCTGGCACGCGCCAAGACAGATGACGGCGAAGGCCGGATCGATCCGGTTGAAGGCAAGCGCCATCAAACCGATTTCGCAATCTGGCGTAAGACCCCGGCAGGTGAAACCCGTCAGATGGAGTGGGATTCACCCTGGGGTAAAGGCGCTCCCGGCTGGCATCTCGAATGCTCAGTCATGAGCAAAATGTATCTCGGTGAAACCTTCGATATTCATACCGGGGGCATTGATCACCGAGAAATCCATCATCCCAACGAAATCGCACAAAATCAGGCACATAGCTGCTCTGCAGATACCGGTGCGAACATCTGGATGCATAACAATTTCCTCGTCGATCGCGGCGGGAAGATGAGCAAGTCAGCCGGCGAATTCCTGACCTTGCAGGTGCTCGTCGACGCAGGCGTCCATCCCCTCGCCTATCGATTGATGTGCCTTCAGGCGCACTATCGCAGCGAGCTGGAGTTTACGTTTGAGAATCTGCTGGCAGCGCTCACGCGCTTGAAGCGGATGGTGATGACGGTGGCACAGTTGCGAGCGGATGCGGAGCCAGCAGCAGCGTGCACCCACCCAAGATTGCGCGAGATGCTCGACGCCTTTGATGTGGCGATCTCCGACGATCTGAATACGCCGAAAGCATTGACGCATCTTGACGAAATTCTTGCACAGAAGAAAATCGACTGTAGCGAGAAACTGGCCGCGATTGCGGAAGCCGATGCTGTCCTCGGCCTCAACCTGTTGACGCTGGAACGAGCCGACCTTCGACTTCGCCCGGCCAAAGTCGAGTTCACAGAAGACGAAGTAGAGCATCAGCTCAATTTGCGCGAAGAAGCCAAATCAAACAAAAATTACCCGGCTGCCGACGCGATCCGTAATGAACTCGCCGACAATGGCGTCGAGATCATGGATGGAGACCCACTGCGATGGGAATGGAGAATTGACGCATGA
- a CDS encoding D-2-hydroxyacid dehydrogenase, with amino-acid sequence MTKAAIASLIRPLVEGQLDGLDVTWFDSGDQALEIADTVEIGWFDMYDKPKMGEIISAATNLKWLNSIYAGIEHFPVDALRERGTIVTNGTGINAIPIAEYVVMGMLAASKRVDKLLDSQAKKEWLNGPPGNSELFESKVLIIGYGAIGQQVAKTLSGFNADITAVRRTPVSDGSAIGPDDWRSRLGEFDWVILAAPATDETQHMIGTAELAAMKDSAWLVNIARGSLVDQPALISALEAKTIGGAFLDTVTPEPLPSDDPLWTAPNIFITSHMSGNATTRMFERAGQRFVENLKRYRSGEPMISVADLNLGY; translated from the coding sequence ATGACCAAAGCCGCAATCGCCTCGCTGATACGCCCGCTTGTCGAAGGTCAGCTCGATGGTCTTGATGTCACCTGGTTTGATAGTGGGGACCAGGCACTGGAGATTGCCGACACGGTCGAGATTGGCTGGTTCGATATGTATGACAAGCCGAAAATGGGAGAGATCATCTCCGCCGCCACCAATCTCAAATGGCTCAACTCCATCTATGCCGGGATCGAACATTTTCCCGTCGACGCCTTGCGGGAACGCGGCACGATCGTGACCAACGGTACAGGGATCAACGCCATTCCGATCGCGGAATATGTCGTTATGGGCATGCTCGCCGCGTCAAAGCGCGTCGATAAATTACTGGATTCGCAAGCTAAAAAAGAATGGCTGAACGGTCCGCCTGGCAATAGCGAGTTGTTTGAAAGCAAGGTGCTGATCATTGGGTATGGCGCAATAGGCCAGCAGGTTGCGAAGACGCTTTCCGGTTTCAATGCCGATATCACAGCTGTGCGCCGCACTCCGGTTTCCGACGGAAGCGCCATTGGCCCGGATGATTGGCGATCACGCCTTGGCGAATTTGACTGGGTTATTCTTGCCGCGCCTGCAACCGATGAAACACAGCATATGATTGGAACTGCCGAGTTGGCAGCCATGAAGGACAGTGCATGGCTGGTGAATATTGCGCGCGGCTCACTGGTCGACCAGCCTGCCCTGATCTCAGCGCTTGAAGCCAAGACAATTGGTGGCGCTTTTCTTGATACTGTGACACCTGAACCCTTGCCGTCCGATGACCCACTTTGGACCGCCCCCAATATCTTCATAACCTCGCATATGTCCGGCAACGCAACGACCCGCATGTTCGAGCGTGCCGGCCAGCGTTTTGTTGAAAATCTCAAACGCTATCGCAGCGGTGAACCGATGATATCGGTTGCGGATCTCAATCTGGGTTATTGA
- a CDS encoding cytochrome c3 family protein: MSFVVHYRSRTSGGREILRSRTLETDTLKVGRGPESDILLSDLGVTLHHATIRLSGKTQITVITEKNLPVTVNGRTTTRADINAMRGGTIRIGPHRLSVAAGNGEDDEGKIVITVDREEVSDPVKAHRLFSLADKVPGKRISAWAFVGLILVSCLALPIYAYFSNQGVGERADGFHADTLWISGSMSDAHSNLANDCQACHVEAFVSVRDSACLECHTDIPDHAEADRMATSEPELGLGRNFLRAVATTFNRPQRSCASCHLEHEGAGEMAAAPQQFCADCHTDLDARLTDTDILNAHDFGRDHPEFRPRIMTRPADENGMARYRRVSIEDNPEENTGIKFPHDLHLSETNGVARMAQRLSDEYGFGEALGCGDCHVETPDQARFEPITMEANCQMCHSLAFDQIGGTIRTLRHGEPEMVIADIRAFYRDTAPRRPIDLSGMERRRPGEDSRARTVGRYQFAARTRYARGDDAIRAVFSRDGACFDCHEVERPTTRASLDFDIVPVRQISRFMHNGWFDHGAHQTEECGTCHEADTSEEATEVLLPGIETCRECHAGDTASGDQIVSTCAMCHSYHADDAAPYLVRARNNRGQRPRSVRDYGNLAINPRQDR, translated from the coding sequence ATGAGCTTTGTTGTCCATTATCGTTCGCGCACCTCGGGGGGCAGGGAAATCCTGCGCTCGCGGACGCTTGAGACGGACACGCTGAAAGTCGGACGCGGGCCTGAGAGCGACATCCTGCTCAGCGATCTTGGCGTTACCCTGCATCACGCGACGATCCGTCTTTCGGGCAAGACGCAGATCACGGTCATTACCGAGAAGAACCTGCCGGTAACGGTCAATGGCCGGACGACGACCCGAGCCGACATTAATGCAATGCGCGGTGGGACTATTCGGATCGGCCCCCATCGGCTCAGCGTCGCGGCGGGCAATGGCGAGGATGATGAGGGCAAGATTGTCATCACCGTTGATCGCGAAGAAGTTTCCGACCCGGTCAAGGCGCATCGATTATTTTCGCTTGCCGACAAGGTTCCGGGAAAACGGATCAGTGCCTGGGCATTCGTCGGACTGATCCTCGTCTCCTGTCTCGCCCTGCCAATCTATGCCTATTTTTCTAATCAGGGCGTCGGGGAGAGGGCAGATGGATTTCATGCCGACACATTATGGATCAGCGGATCAATGTCTGACGCGCATTCCAATCTCGCCAATGATTGCCAGGCTTGTCATGTCGAAGCATTCGTCTCGGTTCGTGATAGTGCGTGTCTCGAATGCCATACGGACATACCCGATCATGCTGAAGCTGACCGAATGGCAACCTCCGAACCCGAATTGGGCCTGGGTCGCAATTTCCTGCGCGCAGTGGCGACCACATTCAATCGCCCTCAACGCAGCTGCGCATCTTGCCATTTGGAGCATGAGGGCGCTGGCGAAATGGCGGCGGCGCCCCAGCAATTCTGTGCCGACTGCCATACTGACCTCGATGCCAGATTAACCGATACTGATATTCTCAACGCGCATGATTTCGGGCGCGATCATCCCGAATTTCGACCGCGCATCATGACGCGGCCGGCCGATGAAAACGGTATGGCACGGTATCGCCGGGTCAGCATTGAAGACAATCCGGAGGAAAATACTGGCATCAAATTCCCGCATGACCTCCATCTCTCGGAAACCAACGGAGTTGCTCGCATGGCGCAACGGCTGAGTGATGAATATGGTTTTGGCGAGGCGCTCGGCTGCGGTGATTGCCATGTCGAAACACCTGACCAAGCCCGATTCGAGCCGATCACGATGGAGGCCAATTGCCAGATGTGTCACAGCCTCGCCTTCGATCAGATTGGCGGGACGATCCGGACATTGCGGCATGGCGAGCCAGAAATGGTGATCGCGGATATCCGCGCCTTCTACCGCGATACTGCGCCACGCCGCCCGATCGATCTGTCGGGAATGGAACGACGTCGACCCGGCGAAGATAGTCGCGCGCGGACAGTCGGACGCTATCAGTTCGCGGCCCGAACGCGCTATGCCCGCGGGGATGATGCGATCCGGGCGGTATTTTCGCGCGATGGCGCCTGCTTCGATTGCCATGAGGTAGAACGGCCGACAACGCGTGCGTCTTTGGATTTCGATATTGTACCGGTTCGCCAAATTTCGCGCTTCATGCACAATGGCTGGTTTGACCATGGTGCTCATCAGACAGAAGAATGCGGCACATGTCATGAGGCGGATACGTCGGAGGAAGCGACCGAGGTCCTGCTTCCGGGAATCGAAACATGCCGCGAATGTCATGCGGGCGATACGGCAAGCGGAGACCAAATCGTCTCAACCTGTGCTATGTGTCACAGTTATCATGCCGACGATGCCGCACCATATTTAGTTCGAGCACGGAACAATCGTGGCCAACGACCAAGAAGCGTGCGGGATTATGGCAATCTGGCAATCAATCCACGTCAGGATCGCTAA
- a CDS encoding acetolactate synthase large subunit: MTKASDLFIQCLEEEGVEYVFGVPGEENLDFLESLSNSNIDLILTRHEQGAGFMAATYGRHTGKVGVCLATLGPGATNFVTAAAYAQLGGMPILMITGQKPIKSSKQGRFQILDVVDMMGPITKFTHQLASGDNIPSRVREAFRIATTEKPGATHLEFPEDIAEEPSDMTPIPPSLSRRPIAEAKAIRAATKRLEAAKSPVLVIGGGANRTMSSRMLTQFVEKTGIPFVTTQLGKGVIDETSEKYLGCAALSAGDFVHRAIEAADLIVNIGHDVIEKPPFFMKRGGAEVIHVSCIPAEVDPVYFPQVEVIGDIANAIWQIKEDILPQGHWNFQKMLKARDAEVEHTASLDDDMRFPIYPPHLVKCVREAMPADGIITLDNGVYKIWFARNYAARQANTVLLDNALATMGAGLPSAMGSAMVYPDRKVMAICGDGGFMMNSQEMETAVRLGLNITVLILRDDAYGMIRWKQANMGFKDYGLTFGNPDFVKYAESYGANGHRVESADHLKELLATCLGSDGVHLIDCPVDYSDNDRILNHEIKELSAKLDL; the protein is encoded by the coding sequence ATGACCAAGGCATCCGATTTATTCATTCAGTGCCTGGAGGAAGAAGGCGTCGAATATGTGTTCGGCGTTCCGGGCGAAGAAAATCTCGATTTTCTCGAAAGCCTTTCAAATTCCAATATTGACCTGATCCTCACCCGTCACGAGCAGGGAGCCGGATTTATGGCGGCAACATATGGCCGCCATACCGGCAAAGTTGGCGTATGCTTGGCAACGTTGGGGCCTGGCGCAACCAACTTCGTAACCGCCGCTGCTTATGCCCAACTTGGCGGGATGCCGATCCTGATGATCACCGGCCAAAAGCCAATCAAGAGTTCGAAACAGGGCCGCTTCCAGATCCTAGATGTGGTCGACATGATGGGTCCGATCACCAAATTTACGCACCAACTCGCGTCGGGCGACAATATCCCCTCGCGCGTCCGCGAAGCCTTCCGCATTGCAACAACCGAGAAGCCCGGTGCTACGCATCTCGAATTCCCGGAAGATATCGCCGAAGAGCCGAGCGACATGACGCCGATCCCGCCGAGCCTCAGCCGCCGGCCAATCGCAGAAGCGAAAGCCATTCGCGCTGCAACGAAGCGCCTCGAAGCGGCAAAATCACCGGTTCTGGTGATCGGTGGCGGTGCCAACCGGACCATGTCGAGCCGCATGCTCACACAATTTGTCGAGAAGACCGGTATCCCCTTTGTCACCACTCAGCTGGGTAAAGGTGTGATCGACGAAACGAGCGAAAAATATCTGGGTTGTGCAGCGCTATCGGCGGGAGACTTCGTCCATCGCGCGATTGAGGCGGCCGATTTGATCGTCAATATTGGTCATGATGTGATTGAAAAACCGCCGTTCTTCATGAAACGCGGCGGGGCCGAAGTGATCCATGTCAGCTGCATCCCGGCAGAGGTCGATCCGGTCTATTTCCCCCAGGTCGAAGTGATCGGCGATATCGCCAACGCGATCTGGCAGATCAAGGAAGACATTCTGCCGCAAGGTCATTGGAACTTCCAAAAGATGCTGAAGGCGCGTGATGCAGAGGTCGAGCACACAGCAAGCCTTGATGACGATATGCGATTCCCGATCTATCCGCCGCATCTTGTGAAATGCGTGCGCGAAGCGATGCCGGCCGACGGGATCATCACGCTCGACAATGGCGTCTACAAGATCTGGTTTGCGCGCAACTATGCCGCGCGCCAGGCGAATACCGTTCTGCTCGACAATGCGCTGGCAACAATGGGTGCCGGCCTGCCCTCGGCAATGGGGTCGGCGATGGTCTATCCGGATCGCAAGGTGATGGCGATCTGCGGCGATGGCGGGTTCATGATGAATAGCCAGGAGATGGAAACAGCGGTTCGGCTTGGCCTCAACATCACGGTGCTGATCTTGCGCGATGACGCCTATGGGATGATCCGTTGGAAACAGGCCAATATGGGTTTCAAGGATTATGGCCTGACCTTCGGTAATCCGGATTTCGTCAAATATGCCGAGAGTTATGGCGCAAATGGGCATCGCGTTGAAAGCGCCGATCATCTGAAAGAGTTGCTCGCGACATGTCTTGGAAGCGACGGCGTGCATCTGATCGATTGTCCGGTCGATTATTCGGACAATGACCGCATTCTCAACCATGAGATCAAGGAGTTGAGCGCCAAGCTGGACCTTTGA
- a CDS encoding phosphodiesterase: MLIAQITDIHLGFDPDDPAEFNRRRLDQVLERLCDMDPLPDLLIATGDLTDKGDADSYRRLKSAFGRCPFPVWPCMGNHDDRDGFTQRFPEIPTSDGFVQYVIDEKHWPLRLIVLDTLEPGRHGGAFCERRAKWLSERLAEETDKPTMIVLHHPPIETGIPWMTAVPEADWVKRLREIIEPATNIVGMVAGHIHRPIMTGWAGVPLSVVPSTAPQVALDLRPIDPGTPDKRAMIIADPPAYALHYWTGQSLISHLDDADDHVQLARYDETMQPLVRYLLEEHSTDRK; the protein is encoded by the coding sequence ATGCTGATTGCGCAAATCACCGATATCCATTTGGGATTCGATCCAGATGATCCGGCGGAATTTAACCGTCGGCGCCTCGATCAGGTGCTCGAGCGCTTATGCGATATGGATCCGTTGCCTGACCTTCTCATCGCCACTGGCGATCTCACGGACAAAGGCGATGCCGACAGCTATCGGCGCCTCAAATCCGCATTTGGCCGGTGTCCGTTTCCTGTCTGGCCGTGCATGGGCAATCATGATGATCGCGACGGCTTCACGCAGCGTTTTCCCGAGATTCCGACATCTGACGGCTTTGTCCAATATGTCATTGATGAGAAGCACTGGCCGCTGCGGTTGATAGTTCTCGATACGCTTGAGCCGGGGCGGCATGGCGGCGCCTTTTGTGAACGTCGCGCTAAATGGCTCTCTGAGCGCCTGGCGGAAGAGACGGATAAGCCGACAATGATCGTCCTGCACCATCCGCCAATCGAAACTGGCATCCCCTGGATGACAGCAGTGCCGGAGGCAGATTGGGTTAAGCGCCTGCGCGAGATTATCGAACCAGCCACCAACATAGTTGGCATGGTTGCGGGACATATTCATCGCCCGATCATGACCGGTTGGGCAGGGGTTCCTCTTTCAGTCGTACCCTCAACCGCTCCACAGGTTGCGCTCGATTTGCGACCGATTGACCCTGGAACCCCGGACAAGCGAGCGATGATCATCGCTGATCCGCCGGCATATGCGCTACACTATTGGACTGGCCAAAGCTTGATCTCGCATCTCGACGATGCCGATGATCATGTGCAGCTGGCGCGTTATGACGAGACGATGCAACCGCTCGTCCGCTATCTGCTTGAAGAGCATTCAACCGACCGCAAATAA
- a CDS encoding DUF1428 domain-containing protein, protein MSYVQGFVIPVPTANKEAYRVLATSVAPLFFDYGAQRIVECWGDAVQRGSNTDFFRAVSAEDDENIVFSWIIWESKEFCDQAMEKMTADERMAEPPSNPFDGKRMIYGGFETLSEINRASDTVGYVQGYVAPVPQDNKAAFETMAATMGEIASDHGALAAYDCWGTDIADGETTDLKRAVKAAPDDVVVFGFTAWPSKEAHSAAMPNLQSDDRMPKPGSEMPLDGSRLIFGGFEVLMDGRPSE, encoded by the coding sequence ATGAGCTACGTCCAAGGTTTTGTCATTCCGGTTCCGACAGCGAACAAGGAAGCCTATCGCGTTTTGGCAACCAGCGTTGCCCCGCTTTTCTTCGACTATGGTGCCCAGCGCATTGTGGAATGTTGGGGCGACGCAGTCCAGCGCGGATCGAACACCGATTTTTTCCGCGCCGTGAGCGCTGAAGATGATGAGAATATCGTCTTCTCCTGGATCATCTGGGAGTCGAAAGAATTCTGCGATCAAGCCATGGAAAAAATGACTGCCGATGAACGGATGGCCGAACCGCCCAGCAATCCGTTCGACGGCAAACGCATGATCTATGGCGGCTTCGAAACACTGTCCGAAATCAACCGGGCAAGCGATACGGTCGGCTATGTCCAAGGCTATGTCGCACCGGTTCCACAAGACAACAAAGCCGCGTTCGAGACGATGGCCGCAACGATGGGAGAGATTGCTTCCGATCATGGTGCCCTTGCTGCCTATGATTGTTGGGGCACCGATATTGCCGATGGCGAGACCACAGACTTGAAGCGCGCCGTTAAAGCTGCGCCGGATGACGTCGTCGTATTTGGCTTCACCGCCTGGCCCTCCAAGGAGGCGCACAGCGCTGCAATGCCCAATCTCCAGAGCGATGATCGCATGCCAAAACCCGGATCGGAAATGCCGCTAGATGGATCCCGCCTGATATTCGGTGGTTTCGAAGTGTTGATGGATGGGCGACCGAGCGAATGA